One window from the genome of Nomascus leucogenys isolate Asia chromosome 12, Asia_NLE_v1, whole genome shotgun sequence encodes:
- the LOC100606863 gene encoding LOW QUALITY PROTEIN: olfactory receptor 6N2-like (The sequence of the model RefSeq protein was modified relative to this genomic sequence to represent the inferred CDS: deleted 2 bases in 1 codon) encodes MDHVNRNWTQSFILAGFTTTGTLQPLAFLGTLCIYLLTLAGNILVIVLVQLDSGLFMPMYFFISVLSFVDVWYLYALFSYVFHSLGMTECYLLGVMALDRYLAICHPLHYHALMSRQVQLRLAGATWVAGFSAALVPATLTATLPFCLKEVAHYFCDLAPLMRLACVDTSWHARVHGTVIGVATGCNFVLILGLYGGILNAVLKLPSAASRAKAFSTCSSHMTVVALFYASAFTVYVGSPGSRPESTDKLIALVYALVTPFLNPIIYSLRNKEVKKALRRVMARRGGSRL; translated from the exons ATGGATCATGTCAATCGTAACTGGACCCAGAGTTTTATCCTTGCTGGTTTCACTACCACTGGGACCCTACAACCTCTTGCCTTCTTGGGGACCCTGTGCATCTATCTCCTCACACTTGCAGGGAACATTCTTGTCATTGTCCTGGTACAGTTAGATTCTGGACTGTTCATGCCCATGTACTTCTTTATCAGTGTCCTCTcctttgtagatgtgtggtat CTGTATGCTTTATTCAGC TATGTCTTTCATTCCTTAGGGATGACTGAGTGCTACCTGCTGGGTGTCATGGCACTGGATCGCTACCTTGCCATCTGCCACCCACTCCACTACCATGCACTCATGAGCAGACAGGTACAGTTACGACTAGCTGGGGCCACTTGGGTGGCTGGCTTCTCAGCTGCACTTGTGCCAGCCACCCTCACTGCCACTCTGCCCTTCTGCTTGAAAGAGGTGGCCCACTACTTTTGTGACTTGGCACCGCTAATGCGGTTGGCATGTGTGGACACAAGCTGGCATGCTAGAGTCCATGGCACAGTGATTGGTGTGGCCACTGGTTGCAACTTTGTGCTCATTTTGGGACTCTATGGAGGTATCCTGAATGCTGTGCTGAAGCTACCCTCAGCTGCCAGTCGTGCCAAGGCCTTCTCTACCTGTTCCTCCCACATGACTGTGGTGGCACTATTTTATGCTTCTGCCTTCACAGTATATGTGGGCTCACCTGGGAGTCGACCTGAGAGCACAGACAAGCTTATTGCCTTGGTTTATGCCCTTGTTACCCCTTTCCTCAATCCTATCATCTATAGCCTTCGCAACAAGGAGGTGAAGAAGGCTTTAAGGAGagtcatggccaggcgcggtggttcacgcctgtaa